Proteins from one Xenorhabdus griffiniae genomic window:
- a CDS encoding non-ribosomal peptide synthetase, whose product MKSEKTIHAQFMAQKMKTPHAIALRIDNSSINYEELDNRSTALAGYLIKQGVNPGDKIGVYLHKGVSLIVSLLGILKAGACYVPLDPSYPQERLLYIVRHANILFIMTDPALAARILVDDDKKIDITALHLNASCHFPLPEVGDDALCYVMYTSGSTGQPKGVMIRHRTVVNYLWWMQDAFEIAQRDVVLNQTTFSFDISVWEIFWPLITGASCALISDDIKYDPHQVINFMQQHRVTVVQFVPTALRAIVAAQKLQACSELQHIFSGGEALDQKLVDDLAAQFTGQIHNLYGPTETTIYACHWLCQPGADATIVPIGIPIPHARAYVLDEQLNVLSSGKAGELYLAGDILAQGYINEPEKTRNSFVTELFVTDAPGLMYKTGDIVRAREDGVLEFLGRVDNQVKLRGYRVELNEIEVTLRNYSKLSDAVVILEENDEPKLLEIVAFYVVKENETVQELELKEYLYNILPFYMIPSYLIEQALIPTLPNGKVDKISLHHNFKKSLRRTTKNIVPPASNIETEIIKIWEQVLNNKNLSIHENFFDAGGNSLLMSKAHREIKKNLDISVSIMDLYQYPTVKALSAYLAEKGLKSASSNKSDKADNKSSNGVTAHE is encoded by the coding sequence ATGAAATCGGAAAAGACAATTCATGCGCAATTTATGGCGCAGAAAATGAAAACACCTCACGCCATAGCGTTGAGAATCGATAATTCATCAATAAATTATGAGGAGTTGGATAATCGCTCAACAGCTCTGGCTGGTTATTTAATTAAACAAGGTGTCAATCCGGGCGATAAAATTGGCGTATATCTCCATAAAGGTGTTTCACTAATTGTCAGTCTATTAGGAATATTAAAGGCGGGCGCTTGCTATGTCCCGCTTGATCCCTCCTATCCTCAAGAACGCCTGTTGTATATTGTGCGCCACGCGAACATTCTCTTTATTATGACTGACCCGGCATTGGCGGCCAGAATACTGGTCGATGATGATAAAAAAATAGATATTACCGCGCTGCATTTGAATGCATCCTGCCATTTCCCACTACCCGAGGTTGGTGACGATGCCCTGTGTTATGTTATGTATACCTCAGGATCTACAGGCCAGCCAAAAGGCGTCATGATCCGGCATCGCACTGTTGTGAATTATCTTTGGTGGATGCAGGATGCTTTCGAGATAGCACAGCGAGATGTAGTACTTAACCAAACCACTTTCAGCTTTGATATATCAGTGTGGGAGATTTTCTGGCCGCTAATTACCGGTGCGAGCTGCGCACTGATTTCTGATGATATTAAGTATGATCCCCATCAGGTAATCAATTTTATGCAGCAACACCGTGTCACCGTGGTTCAATTCGTTCCGACGGCGCTGCGCGCCATTGTTGCAGCACAAAAGCTGCAAGCCTGTAGTGAATTGCAACATATTTTTTCTGGCGGCGAAGCACTGGATCAGAAACTGGTAGACGATCTGGCCGCGCAATTTACCGGTCAGATTCACAACCTTTACGGCCCGACGGAGACCACTATCTATGCCTGCCATTGGTTGTGCCAACCCGGTGCGGATGCAACCATTGTGCCTATCGGTATTCCTATTCCTCATGCCAGAGCGTATGTTCTGGATGAACAACTCAATGTGCTTTCGTCTGGTAAAGCTGGTGAGCTGTATCTGGCAGGCGATATTCTGGCGCAAGGCTATATCAATGAGCCGGAAAAGACGCGTAACAGTTTCGTGACCGAACTATTTGTAACGGATGCGCCAGGCCTGATGTATAAGACCGGCGATATTGTTCGAGCACGGGAAGATGGCGTACTAGAATTTCTCGGGCGCGTAGACAATCAGGTTAAATTGCGTGGCTACCGGGTGGAATTAAATGAAATAGAAGTCACCCTTCGCAATTACAGCAAATTATCTGATGCTGTCGTGATTCTAGAAGAGAATGATGAACCCAAGCTATTGGAGATCGTTGCGTTTTATGTTGTGAAAGAAAACGAAACCGTGCAGGAACTGGAGCTAAAAGAATATCTCTACAATATCCTGCCGTTTTATATGATCCCTTCATATCTTATCGAACAGGCTCTTATACCCACGTTACCCAACGGCAAAGTGGATAAGATTTCTCTACATCATAATTTCAAAAAAAGCCTAAGACGCACGACAAAAAATATCGTACCTCCCGCATCAAATATTGAAACTGAAATCATCAAAATATGGGAACAGGTGCTCAACAATAAAAACTTATCTATCCATGAAAATTTTTTCGATGCGGGTGGCAACTCATTACTAATGTCAAAGGCACATAGAGAAATCAAAAAGAACCTTGATATTTCAGTATCTATTATGGATCTGTATCAGTATCCCACCGTTAAGGCATTGAGCGCTTATCTAGCTGAGAAAGGCCTTAAATCCGCTTCCAGTAATAAAAGTGATAAAGCAGACAATAAATCATCAAATGGAGTCACCGCTCATGAATAA